Proteins found in one Roseovarius pelagicus genomic segment:
- a CDS encoding cell division protein FtsX — protein sequence MMLNIDGLRSFLAGDAQADRVVPPTGFTAWLTLFASAAMAFLAVFALALSLATTRLADRWGEELARSSTLRISAPEGQMAAQTDAALRVLETTAGVASARALTTAEQRALLEPWFGPDLPIESLPIPQLIEVIEEGSGFDAAGLRLRLAAEVPGAVLDDHTRWREPLVRAASRLRLLGWISLALIGGAMGAMITLAAGAALAANAQVISVLRLVGARDGYIAQAFVRRFTLRGLTGAAVGMVLGTLAILALPSAEVGGGFLSGLGFQGWHWLWPLLIPPLAAMVAFLATRAAAHRTLGEMS from the coding sequence ATGATGTTGAACATCGACGGGTTACGCAGTTTTCTGGCGGGCGACGCACAGGCCGACCGGGTTGTGCCACCTACGGGCTTTACGGCATGGCTGACGCTGTTTGCCTCTGCTGCAATGGCGTTTCTTGCGGTGTTTGCACTGGCTCTGTCGCTGGCCACGACGCGATTGGCGGACCGCTGGGGAGAGGAACTGGCGCGCAGCTCTACCTTGCGCATATCGGCCCCCGAAGGACAGATGGCAGCCCAGACCGACGCCGCGCTGCGCGTGTTGGAGACGACCGCCGGGGTTGCATCAGCGCGGGCGCTGACCACGGCGGAACAGCGCGCATTGCTGGAACCGTGGTTCGGCCCCGATCTGCCGATCGAGAGTTTGCCGATTCCGCAACTGATCGAGGTGATCGAAGAGGGCAGCGGCTTTGACGCTGCAGGACTGCGCCTGCGGCTGGCCGCAGAAGTACCGGGTGCAGTGCTGGACGATCATACCCGTTGGCGCGAACCGTTGGTGCGGGCAGCTTCGCGGTTGCGACTACTGGGATGGATTTCGCTGGCTTTGATCGGCGGAGCGATGGGCGCGATGATCACGTTGGCAGCGGGGGCGGCACTCGCTGCCAATGCGCAGGTGATCAGCGTATTGCGTCTCGTTGGTGCGCGCGACGGTTATATCGCGCAGGCTTTTGTCAGGCGCTTTACGCTACGCGGGCTTACTGGTGCCGCAGTGGGCATGGTGCTGGGCACTTTGGCCATTCTCGCCCTGCCGAGCGCAGAGGTCGGCGGCGGATTTCTCTCTGGGCTCGGGTTTCAAGGGTGGCATTGGCTGTGGCCGCTGCTGATCCCGCCCCTGGCTGCAATGGTGGCGTTTTTGGCGACTCGCGCTGCCGCCCATCGCACTTTGGGAGAAATGTCATAA
- a CDS encoding cell division ATP-binding protein FtsE: MIELENVAYSYGGAELLSDISLKLQPGSFHFLTGPSGSGKTTLMKLCYGALIPTAGYVRLFDTDVRAMARDDIAMMRRRVGVVHQDCQFLDHLSVADNIALPLTVSGRDDTGELENLKELTGWVGLTARADALPPELSGGERQRAALARAVIMSPDVVLADEPTGNVDWEMSQRLMRLLIELNRMGKTIMIATHDLALIRAAKPHVQARVLRISNRRLQLAGADL, from the coding sequence GTGATCGAGCTGGAAAATGTAGCGTACAGCTATGGCGGTGCCGAGCTACTGAGTGATATTTCGCTCAAGCTTCAACCGGGGTCATTTCATTTTCTAACCGGTCCGTCAGGGTCGGGGAAAACCACGCTGATGAAGCTGTGCTACGGCGCACTTATACCCACTGCGGGGTATGTGCGGCTGTTCGATACGGATGTGCGGGCGATGGCGCGCGACGATATCGCAATGATGCGGCGGCGCGTGGGGGTCGTGCATCAGGACTGCCAGTTTCTGGATCATCTGAGTGTGGCGGATAACATCGCGCTGCCGCTGACCGTATCAGGGCGCGATGACACAGGTGAGTTGGAGAACCTCAAGGAACTGACCGGCTGGGTCGGTCTGACGGCGCGGGCGGATGCCTTGCCCCCCGAACTGTCCGGGGGAGAGCGGCAGCGCGCGGCGCTGGCGCGCGCCGTTATCATGTCGCCTGATGTGGTGCTTGCTGACGAGCCGACGGGTAACGTCGATTGGGAAATGTCGCAGCGTCTGATGCGCCTGCTGATAGAACTGAACCGCATGGGCAAGACGATTATGATTGCCACCCATGATCTGGCGTTGATCCGCGCGGCCAAACCGCATGTACAGGCCCGCGTGCTGCGCATCTCGAACCGACGATTGCAACTGGCGGGGGCGGATCTATGA
- a CDS encoding zinc-ribbon domain-containing protein, producing the protein MRLTCPNCGAQYEIPEDVIPHDGRDVQCSNCGDTWFQQHPDHRVEDDEASVQYTADVSYDDSGDDAELAEDIDEDADTDPDPVHAQRRRLDPDVTSVLREEAERETQARARESSSLESQPDLGLDSSEDGADRRSREAQARMARLRGRPDIDEAEDTSEIDPTSRRGLLPDIEEINSSLRNDTGSSDQTNPEDMYPEADSGVRGGGGFRRGFVLVVLLAAILTLLYVFAPQIGGAVPALADVLGEYVETVNRARVWLNDLIASLMRWLDSMASSAPSGDAN; encoded by the coding sequence ATGCGGCTGACTTGCCCGAATTGCGGGGCGCAATACGAAATACCAGAAGACGTGATCCCCCATGATGGTCGGGACGTGCAGTGTTCGAATTGCGGCGATACTTGGTTTCAGCAACATCCGGATCATCGGGTCGAGGATGACGAGGCCAGCGTTCAATACACCGCTGATGTCAGTTATGACGACTCCGGCGACGACGCGGAACTCGCCGAGGACATCGACGAAGATGCGGACACCGACCCTGATCCCGTACACGCCCAGCGGCGCCGTCTGGATCCCGATGTAACAAGCGTTCTGCGCGAAGAGGCCGAACGCGAAACGCAGGCCAGAGCCCGCGAGTCCAGCAGTCTGGAATCGCAGCCCGATCTGGGCCTCGACAGCAGCGAAGACGGTGCCGACCGCCGCAGCCGCGAGGCGCAGGCACGAATGGCACGTCTGCGTGGCAGGCCCGACATAGATGAGGCCGAGGACACGTCAGAGATTGATCCGACGTCTCGGCGTGGACTGCTGCCCGACATCGAGGAAATCAATTCTTCCCTGCGCAACGACACCGGCAGTTCCGACCAGACCAACCCCGAAGATATGTACCCCGAGGCCGACAGCGGCGTGCGCGGCGGTGGCGGATTCCGACGTGGGTTTGTGCTGGTTGTGCTACTGGCTGCGATCCTGACACTCCTCTATGTCTTTGCGCCGCAGATCGGCGGGGCTGTACCCGCGCTTGCCGATGTACTGGGCGAGTATGTCGAGACCGTGAACCGTGCACGGGTCTGGCTCAACGATCTGATTGCATCGCTGATGCGCTGGCTCGACAGCATGGCATCCTCCGCCCCCAGCGGTGACGCAAACTGA
- a CDS encoding DMT family transporter, giving the protein MALTPPGQTLAPVLMTFFAAILWGLWWIPIRYLEGLGLSEGQVAIAGNLGAMLATAFYLILTRQMPRLDRRALCGAVLVGVAVSSYSIAIVLTDVMRAVLLFYLAPAWSKIIEWAFLGQRWRHSSTLTLLLSLCGAFLVLGGEVSVSQIGPGDILAIVSGIAWAIGAALVFTGGAAHAMSVTLATMTSATLVAAGYMLAIGDSLPQAGMMPAIGLSLALGAFFVLPVMALTMWSAQRLTPALLSFLFTLEILSGVISGAFLLDEVFGVVQLLGAILIVGAALVEVAIALRARPRHAPGLL; this is encoded by the coding sequence ATGGCCCTGACGCCCCCCGGACAAACCCTTGCCCCGGTTCTGATGACCTTTTTCGCCGCGATCCTGTGGGGTCTGTGGTGGATTCCGATTCGGTATCTGGAGGGGTTGGGTCTGTCAGAGGGCCAGGTTGCCATCGCAGGCAATCTGGGGGCCATGCTGGCAACCGCGTTTTATCTGATCCTCACACGGCAAATGCCGCGACTGGACCGCCGCGCGCTCTGCGGCGCTGTCCTGGTCGGCGTGGCGGTGTCCAGTTACTCTATTGCGATCGTGCTTACCGATGTGATGCGCGCGGTGTTGTTGTTCTACCTCGCCCCCGCGTGGAGCAAAATCATCGAATGGGCGTTTCTCGGTCAACGCTGGCGGCACAGTTCCACCCTCACGTTATTGCTGTCGCTCTGCGGGGCGTTTCTGGTGTTGGGGGGAGAAGTTTCAGTGTCACAAATCGGCCCAGGAGATATCCTTGCGATTGTCTCCGGCATCGCTTGGGCAATTGGCGCGGCGCTGGTCTTTACCGGTGGCGCGGCGCATGCGATGTCTGTGACGTTGGCAACGATGACCTCGGCCACGCTGGTTGCAGCCGGGTACATGCTGGCGATCGGGGACAGCCTGCCGCAGGCAGGCATGATGCCTGCAATCGGGCTTAGTCTCGCCTTGGGTGCATTCTTTGTCCTGCCGGTGATGGCGCTGACAATGTGGAGTGCGCAGCGCCTGACGCCAGCATTGCTCAGCTTTCTCTTTACCCTCGAAATTCTATCAGGGGTCATTTCGGGTGCATTCCTGCTGGACGAAGTGTTCGGAGTGGTTCAACTGCTGGGCGCAATCCTGATCGTAGGCGCAGCACTGGTCGAAGTGGCGATTGCTCTGCGCGCACGGCCACGGCACGCGCCGGGCTTGCTCTGA
- a CDS encoding fatty acid desaturase, which yields MDHKAFIATLPREALAQLNTTADAPGLRHLAGHVGLIVLFGSWIVFGLPLWQVALVAQGIAICFLFTLQHECTHKTPFASLAVNEWTGRVVGVLILQPFEWFRYLHLAHHRHTNIPDKDPELTGGGKPETPWQYIRHISGLPTWIAMARITWDNARGQIRDDFTPGRAKPRLIREARVMLALYAATLVSLFFTPLLFWVWLLPVLLGQPFLRLYLLAEHGRCPFVVNMFENTRTTYTNRIIRFLAWNMPYHTEHHTLPMVPFHRLPALHDLMQDKLGVTADGYATFHAEYVANLR from the coding sequence ATGGATCACAAGGCATTCATCGCCACCCTACCGCGTGAAGCACTGGCACAGCTTAACACGACTGCGGATGCGCCCGGCCTGCGGCATCTGGCAGGGCATGTCGGGCTGATCGTCTTGTTCGGCAGTTGGATCGTGTTTGGACTTCCGCTGTGGCAAGTGGCGCTGGTGGCACAGGGGATCGCGATCTGCTTTCTCTTTACGCTACAACATGAATGCACCCACAAGACACCGTTTGCCTCGCTTGCCGTGAATGAATGGACTGGCCGCGTTGTCGGCGTTCTGATCCTGCAACCGTTCGAATGGTTTCGCTACCTGCATCTGGCGCATCACCGTCACACCAACATCCCCGACAAGGATCCCGAACTGACCGGCGGTGGCAAACCCGAAACACCGTGGCAGTACATTCGCCACATCTCGGGGCTGCCGACCTGGATCGCGATGGCCCGGATCACATGGGACAATGCGCGCGGGCAAATCAGGGATGATTTCACGCCTGGCCGCGCAAAACCGCGTCTGATCCGCGAGGCGCGGGTGATGCTGGCGCTCTATGCCGCCACCCTTGTCAGTCTGTTTTTCACGCCGCTGCTCTTCTGGGTTTGGCTGTTGCCGGTCCTGCTGGGTCAGCCGTTCCTGCGGCTCTACCTGCTGGCCGAACATGGCCGCTGCCCCTTTGTCGTCAATATGTTCGAAAACACCCGCACCACCTATACAAACCGGATCATCCGGTTTTTGGCGTGGAACATGCCCTATCATACCGAACATCACACTCTGCCGATGGTACCCTTCCACCGCCTGCCCGCGTTGCACGATCTGATGCAGGATAAGCTCGGCGTCACTGCCGACGGATATGCCACCTTCCATGCAGAGTATGTCGCGAACCTGCGCTGA
- the pheS gene encoding phenylalanine--tRNA ligase subunit alpha, with product MDDLRDKYIDLIATAGSESALEDLRVQAIGKKGEISLQMRELGRMTPEERQIAGPKLNALKDEIASALAAKKEALGDAALDERLRSEWLDVTLPVRPHRQGTIHPVSQVTEEVTAIFADMGFAVAEGPQIESDWYNFDALNIPGHHPARAEMDTFYTHRATGDDRPPHVLRTHTSPVQIRTMQEQGAPIRIIAPGRVYRADYDMTHTPMFHQIEGLAIDKDISMANLKWVLEEFVKSFFEVDDVELRFRASHFPFTEPSAEVDIRCSWEGGTLKVGEGDDWLEILGSGMVHPHVLRAGNVDPDEWQGFAFGMGIDRIAMLKYGIPDLRAFFDSDLRWLRHYGFASLDVPTLRGGLSR from the coding sequence ATGGATGATCTGCGCGACAAATATATTGACCTGATTGCTACCGCTGGCAGTGAATCCGCGCTGGAGGACCTACGCGTGCAGGCGATCGGCAAAAAGGGTGAGATCAGCCTTCAGATGCGTGAACTGGGCCGCATGACGCCCGAAGAACGGCAGATCGCCGGCCCAAAGCTGAACGCGCTCAAGGACGAGATCGCGAGCGCGCTGGCCGCCAAGAAAGAAGCGTTGGGCGATGCCGCGCTGGACGAACGACTGCGCAGCGAATGGCTGGATGTAACGCTGCCTGTGCGCCCGCATCGTCAGGGCACGATCCACCCCGTCAGCCAAGTCACCGAAGAAGTCACCGCAATTTTCGCTGACATGGGCTTTGCCGTGGCCGAAGGTCCGCAGATCGAAAGTGACTGGTACAATTTCGACGCGCTCAACATCCCCGGCCACCACCCCGCGCGGGCCGAGATGGACACGTTCTATACGCATCGCGCGACAGGCGACGACCGCCCACCGCATGTTTTGCGCACGCATACGTCGCCGGTGCAGATCCGCACCATGCAGGAACAGGGCGCACCCATCCGCATCATCGCGCCGGGCCGCGTCTATCGCGCCGACTACGACATGACGCACACGCCAATGTTCCACCAGATCGAAGGGCTGGCCATCGACAAGGACATCAGCATGGCCAACCTGAAATGGGTGCTGGAGGAATTCGTCAAATCCTTCTTTGAAGTGGACGATGTCGAACTGCGCTTTCGCGCGTCGCATTTTCCGTTCACCGAACCGTCGGCAGAGGTCGATATCCGCTGCTCGTGGGAGGGCGGCACATTGAAGGTCGGCGAGGGCGACGACTGGCTGGAGATTTTGGGCTCCGGCATGGTCCACCCGCATGTGCTGCGCGCGGGCAACGTGGACCCGGACGAATGGCAGGGCTTTGCCTTTGGCATGGGGATCGACCGGATCGCAATGCTGAAATACGGGATACCGGATTTGCGCGCGTTCTTTGATTCCGACCTGCGCTGGCTACGGCATTACGGGTTCGCAAGTCTGGATGTGCCGACGCTGCGGGGTGGTTTGAGTAGGTGA
- a CDS encoding DUF2513 domain-containing protein has translation MKRDQDFIRQLLLKYEAEDDWVLMTVGDIFGSSEEERRENYHMHLMMDEGFLTPIGNGTFRITSYGHDYLEAIRDDTVWAKTKRGALSAGGASLRLMFEIASSIVKQKAAEALGLPL, from the coding sequence GTGAAAAGGGACCAAGATTTCATTAGGCAGCTCCTGCTTAAGTACGAAGCTGAAGATGATTGGGTCTTGATGACGGTGGGTGACATTTTCGGCTCTTCCGAAGAAGAGCGCCGAGAAAACTACCATATGCATCTGATGATGGATGAGGGCTTCCTCACCCCTATAGGCAACGGAACCTTTCGTATCACGTCTTACGGACACGACTACTTGGAAGCGATACGTGATGATACAGTTTGGGCCAAAACTAAACGCGGCGCGTTGAGTGCGGGTGGCGCATCGCTTCGATTGATGTTTGAGATTGCTTCGAGCATTGTGAAGCAAAAAGCGGCAGAGGCACTCGGCCTACCACTCTGA
- a CDS encoding YrhK family protein, with amino-acid sequence MNLFRHENRQQSADSRRIYALYEVAYTIVDFTAAISFLIGSILFFWAEYETAAIWLFIIGSACFCLKPTIRMAREVKLLRMGDTETLADRYKP; translated from the coding sequence ATGAACCTTTTCCGACACGAGAACCGCCAGCAAAGCGCCGACAGCCGCCGCATCTACGCCCTCTATGAGGTCGCCTACACCATCGTCGATTTCACCGCTGCAATCTCTTTCCTGATCGGCTCCATCCTGTTTTTCTGGGCCGAATACGAAACAGCCGCCATCTGGCTCTTTATCATCGGCTCTGCCTGTTTCTGCCTCAAGCCAACAATCCGCATGGCCCGCGAGGTCAAGTTGCTGAGAATGGGTGACACCGAGACCCTCGCGGACCGCTACAAACCCTAA
- the pheT gene encoding phenylalanine--tRNA ligase subunit beta, which yields MKFTLSWLKDHLDTTATVDEITYALTDLGLEVEEVLNPAARLADFTIGKVIHAEQHPDADRLRVCQVETDEGQLQIICGAPNARTGITVVVAKPGVYVPGIDTTIGVGKIRGIESFGMMASEREMELSDEHDGIIELPSGEVGDRFIDWLAQNDPAKVDPVIDIAITPNRPDALGVRGIARDLAARGLGRMKPAPEAQVQGQFPCPINVTIDDDARENGCEVFAGRLIRGVTNGPSPDWLQTRLRAIGLRPISALVDITNFFTYDRNRPLHVFDAGKVTGDLRIHRAKGCETLIGLDEKEYTFSEGMVVISDDNGVESIGGIMGGLQTGCTADTTDVFLEAAFWDTVQIATTGRALKINSDARYRNERGIDPAFNMEAIELATQMILDLCGGEPSKVVVAGKVPDVSRAYKLVPARVQSLVGMDIPESEQRQTLTALGFRLEGNMAQVPSWRPDVQGEADLVEEVARIASLTKLQGRPLPRAQAGVPKPVLSVPQRREQIARRTAAALGYNECVTYSFIDHASAALFGGGDDATMLANPISTDLSHMRPALLPGLLQAAARNQARGQMDMALFEAGHAFHGGEPGEQHMQVAGILIGRTGPKDVHGTSRAVDLYDAKADVEALLAAIGAPAKVQILRGAREWWHPGRHGMICLGPKKVLGVFGELHPKVLRAMDVKGPAVGFTLWPAEVPLPRNATANRGTLTISDLQAVERDFAFVVNADVEALTLVNAAAGADKALITDVRVFDEFIGGSVGEGKKSLAVTVRLQPTDATLKDADIEAVSTKIVEKVAKATGGTLRG from the coding sequence ATGAAATTCACCCTCTCCTGGCTCAAAGACCACCTCGACACCACCGCCACCGTGGACGAGATCACCTACGCCCTCACTGATCTGGGACTGGAGGTCGAGGAGGTCTTGAACCCCGCCGCGCGCCTTGCCGACTTTACCATTGGCAAGGTCATCCACGCCGAACAGCACCCTGATGCGGACCGGTTGCGCGTGTGTCAGGTCGAAACCGACGAGGGCCAGTTGCAGATCATCTGCGGCGCGCCCAATGCCCGCACCGGGATCACCGTCGTGGTCGCCAAGCCGGGCGTCTACGTCCCCGGCATCGACACCACCATCGGCGTCGGTAAAATCCGTGGCATCGAAAGCTTTGGCATGATGGCGTCAGAACGTGAGATGGAGCTGTCCGACGAACATGACGGCATCATCGAATTGCCTTCCGGCGAGGTGGGCGACCGTTTCATCGACTGGCTGGCACAGAATGACCCGGCCAAGGTCGATCCGGTGATCGACATCGCCATCACCCCCAACCGCCCTGATGCGCTGGGTGTGCGCGGCATCGCCCGTGATCTGGCCGCGCGCGGTCTGGGCCGGATGAAACCCGCGCCCGAGGCACAGGTGCAGGGCCAGTTTCCCTGCCCCATCAACGTGACCATCGACGATGATGCCCGCGAGAACGGTTGCGAGGTCTTTGCCGGTCGCCTTATTCGCGGCGTCACCAACGGCCCATCGCCTGACTGGCTTCAGACGCGGCTGCGCGCCATCGGGTTGCGCCCGATCTCGGCGCTGGTGGATATCACGAACTTCTTTACCTATGACCGCAACCGTCCGCTGCACGTCTTTGACGCAGGCAAGGTCACCGGCGACCTGCGCATTCACCGCGCCAAGGGCTGCGAGACACTGATCGGTCTGGATGAGAAAGAATACACCTTCTCAGAAGGCATGGTTGTGATCTCGGACGACAACGGCGTTGAGAGCATCGGCGGCATCATGGGCGGGCTGCAAACCGGATGTACCGCAGACACCACCGATGTGTTTCTGGAGGCCGCATTCTGGGACACTGTCCAGATCGCCACCACGGGCCGTGCGCTCAAGATCAACTCGGATGCACGCTATCGCAATGAACGCGGCATTGATCCGGCGTTCAACATGGAGGCAATTGAGCTGGCGACCCAGATGATCCTCGATCTCTGTGGTGGCGAGCCTTCCAAAGTCGTGGTTGCGGGCAAAGTCCCCGATGTATCGCGCGCCTACAAACTGGTGCCAGCGCGCGTCCAAAGCCTTGTCGGCATGGACATCCCAGAGAGCGAGCAGCGCCAGACGCTGACAGCACTGGGTTTCCGGCTCGAAGGCAACATGGCGCAGGTCCCATCCTGGCGTCCCGACGTGCAGGGCGAGGCCGATTTGGTCGAAGAGGTGGCGCGCATCGCGTCTCTGACCAAGCTACAAGGCCGCCCACTGCCCCGCGCGCAGGCAGGCGTGCCCAAACCGGTCCTGTCGGTCCCGCAACGTCGCGAGCAGATTGCACGTCGTACCGCTGCCGCACTAGGTTACAACGAATGTGTGACCTACAGCTTCATCGACCATGCAAGTGCCGCGCTCTTTGGCGGCGGCGACGACGCGACCATGTTGGCCAACCCAATCAGCACCGACCTGAGCCATATGCGCCCCGCGCTGCTGCCGGGCCTGTTGCAGGCCGCCGCCCGAAATCAGGCCCGCGGCCAGATGGACATGGCGCTGTTCGAGGCCGGTCACGCCTTTCACGGTGGCGAGCCGGGTGAACAGCATATGCAGGTTGCCGGCATCCTCATCGGTCGCACCGGCCCCAAGGATGTGCACGGCACGTCGCGGGCGGTCGACCTCTATGACGCCAAGGCCGATGTCGAGGCGCTGCTTGCGGCCATCGGCGCCCCCGCCAAGGTTCAGATTCTGCGCGGCGCACGCGAATGGTGGCATCCGGGCCGTCACGGCATGATCTGTCTCGGTCCGAAAAAGGTACTTGGCGTCTTTGGCGAATTGCATCCAAAGGTGCTGCGCGCAATGGATGTCAAAGGCCCCGCCGTCGGCTTTACCCTTTGGCCCGCCGAGGTGCCGCTGCCGCGCAACGCCACTGCCAATCGCGGCACCCTCACCATCAGCGACCTGCAGGCGGTCGAGCGTGATTTTGCCTTTGTCGTGAACGCGGATGTCGAGGCGCTGACGCTGGTCAACGCGGCTGCTGGTGCCGATAAGGCGCTGATCACCGATGTGCGCGTCTTTGACGAATTCATCGGCGGCAGTGTCGGAGAGGGCAAGAAATCTCTCGCTGTCACAGTCCGCCTGCAACCAACCGATGCCACGCTGAAGGACGCTGATATCGAGGCTGTCTCGACCAAGATCGTGGAAAAGGTCGCCAAAGCGACAGGCGGCACGCTGCGCGGTTAA
- a CDS encoding YtoQ family protein, translated as MLSVYLSGEIHTDWRDEIAQGADGMGIVFNAPVTDHGASDDCGVNILGAEDDKYWHDHKGAMVNAIRTRKGIEEADVVVVRFGDKYKQWNAAFDAGYAAALGKSLIILQPAEHDHALKEVNAAALAVARTPDQVVAILRYVVEGTLPG; from the coding sequence ATGCTCAGCGTTTATCTGTCCGGCGAAATCCACACCGACTGGCGCGACGAAATCGCCCAAGGGGCCGACGGAATGGGCATCGTGTTCAACGCGCCTGTCACCGACCACGGCGCGAGTGATGATTGCGGCGTGAACATTCTCGGCGCTGAGGACGACAAGTACTGGCACGACCACAAGGGCGCGATGGTCAACGCCATCCGCACCCGCAAGGGGATCGAAGAGGCTGATGTTGTCGTTGTCCGCTTCGGTGACAAGTACAAGCAATGGAACGCGGCGTTTGACGCGGGCTATGCTGCGGCTTTGGGCAAATCGCTGATCATCCTGCAACCAGCCGAGCATGACCATGCGCTCAAGGAAGTGAACGCCGCCGCCCTCGCGGTGGCCCGCACCCCCGATCAGGTGGTCGCGATCCTGCGCTACGTGGTTGAGGGAACGCTGCCGGGCTGA
- a CDS encoding DMT family transporter, whose product MTATTDTARHAGIALMLGSAMLFSTAGLFTKGVEASAWQVIFWRGVFSAVLTFGAIALRGHWRREVMQMGWRGLLIAAIGATATAAFLSAFKMTSVANVALIYSASPLVAAALAWWVIREAPGRMMVLGAAIGMVGIAVIMGGSVGHGHLAGDLLALTMALGLALLFVLYRVWPDVPAAGPTALSSVLLLPVAGLMAPPLEVSSAEIGILACFGLVFALASVMMLNAAKRLPSGQAGLLSTAETPFAILLAWLILSEVPVVATWIGGALVMGGVILGGLARASDQPGSVPSTT is encoded by the coding sequence ATGACCGCCACGACTGATACTGCCCGCCACGCGGGAATTGCATTGATGCTTGGCTCTGCCATGCTGTTCAGTACGGCGGGCTTGTTTACCAAGGGTGTCGAGGCCAGCGCGTGGCAGGTGATTTTCTGGCGCGGTGTGTTCAGTGCAGTCCTGACATTCGGGGCGATTGCGCTGCGCGGGCATTGGCGGCGCGAAGTGATGCAGATGGGTTGGCGCGGGCTGCTGATAGCCGCGATCGGGGCCACGGCAACAGCAGCGTTCTTGAGTGCGTTCAAAATGACCAGTGTGGCCAACGTGGCACTGATCTATAGCGCCTCGCCGCTGGTGGCGGCGGCTCTGGCATGGTGGGTGATCCGCGAGGCACCGGGGCGGATGATGGTGCTGGGCGCTGCCATCGGCATGGTCGGGATCGCAGTGATCATGGGCGGCAGTGTGGGCCACGGACATCTGGCGGGCGATCTTCTGGCGCTGACGATGGCGCTGGGCCTGGCCCTGTTGTTTGTGCTTTACCGGGTGTGGCCGGATGTGCCCGCCGCAGGCCCCACCGCGCTGTCGTCGGTGTTGTTGCTGCCGGTGGCCGGGCTAATGGCACCACCGTTGGAGGTGAGCAGCGCAGAGATTGGCATTCTGGCATGTTTCGGACTTGTTTTCGCGCTGGCATCGGTGATGATGCTGAACGCCGCCAAGCGGTTGCCCTCGGGGCAGGCCGGATTGCTGAGCACAGCCGAAACCCCCTTCGCCATTCTGCTGGCGTGGCTTATCCTGTCGGAGGTTCCCGTCGTGGCCACATGGATAGGGGGCGCGCTGGTGATGGGGGGCGTGATCCTCGGTGGGCTCGCTCGGGCATCAGATCAGCCCGGCAGCGTTCCCTCAACCACGTAG
- a CDS encoding helix-turn-helix transcriptional regulator — translation MLRTDRLFEVIDLLRQARGPVTARQIAQSIEVSDRTVYRYIAHLQSLRVPIDGAAGVGYILRPGYDLPPLNFDAAEQEALIVGMSLLARTGDAELQRAARRVLAKVETGQTVPGGLGVSDWGIAFDAPQIGSQLRSAIRDEAVLRLTYLSLAGDTTLREVKPLVLTYYVEVAVLSGWCALRSDFRAFRLDRIEALEHTGEHFTGEGATLRAMMSSNNGSR, via the coding sequence ATGCTGCGCACGGACCGGCTCTTTGAGGTGATTGATCTGCTCAGGCAGGCCCGCGGGCCGGTGACGGCACGACAGATCGCACAATCCATCGAAGTGTCGGACCGAACGGTTTACCGCTACATCGCGCATTTGCAATCGTTGCGCGTGCCGATCGACGGTGCGGCGGGTGTGGGGTACATCCTGCGTCCGGGATACGACCTGCCCCCGCTTAATTTCGACGCAGCCGAGCAGGAGGCGCTAATCGTCGGCATGTCGTTGCTGGCGCGGACCGGCGACGCCGAATTGCAACGCGCCGCGCGCCGGGTGTTGGCCAAGGTCGAGACCGGCCAAACCGTCCCCGGCGGGCTTGGTGTCTCGGATTGGGGCATCGCGTTCGATGCGCCACAGATCGGCAGCCAGTTGCGCAGCGCCATCCGCGATGAGGCGGTGCTGCGCCTCACCTACCTGTCGCTGGCAGGCGACACCACGCTGCGAGAGGTCAAGCCGTTGGTGCTGACATATTATGTCGAGGTCGCCGTGCTGTCAGGTTGGTGCGCCCTGCGCAGCGACTTCCGTGCCTTCCGGTTGGACCGGATCGAGGCGCTGGAACACACAGGCGAACATTTCACCGGCGAAGGGGCCACGTTGCGGGCGATGATGAGCTCGAACAATGGGTCGAGGTAA